The sequence below is a genomic window from Nostoc flagelliforme CCNUN1.
TCCGAGGTAGCAGTAACCAAAAATACGAAGAGAAAAGCAGTATCCCAAGCATCTAGTCGTTTGCAAAAACTCTCTTTAGAGTTGCTCAAGCAAGCTAACCCTGCTGAATTAATAGAATTACAGAGAGTCTTAAGTCACAAATTAGTAGAAATTGAAAAAGTACTAAAACAAAATTAAAGATCGGTCGCTACCTTCTGCTAACTAATTGTCACTGTTTTAGTAATTAGATGCACGAATCTATTGATGCTTAGAAATTATCCTTAAAAATAGAACACCCATTACAGAACCAATGCCCAGCAAAACTATTGAAGTCCGAGAGTACACCGTCAGAGCGCACAAGCGGGAAATTCACACTCGCGTTTTTAACTTTGTATGTAAGCAGTGCGAACAACCCACGCAACGAGAAACCTTTGGGGTTCGACCTCTATATTGCGAGAAATGCCGTCCGCCACAAGCACCCAAGAAATCAGTAGTCCCTCTCAAGAAGAGAAAACCCAGAGCTATGAATTACTTGAGTGGTAAAGACATAGCGGGATGATTTGTTGTCTCAAGGTTTTGAGTGAGCGCACGAAAGTGAGTGAAGCTGTGCGCTCATTCGCTCAACCTAACTCAAACTGGTAAAAAGTGGCTCTACTGTTACTACTCATTCAGGAGGTGCAAACTGTGCAAAGACCTCGGCCCCTGTCAGATTCTCAGTTTGATTGGCAAAACAGTAATATTTGGGCTTTTCATCAATGAATACCTGATGATCTAAAACAAGACCTTCACAGTTCTCGAATAGTCCAACAGGTATGAAATACTGGTTATTTTGTTTCAATTTATAAAATAGATAGCTCCCACATTGCTTACAGAACCCACGTTCTGCCCACTGTGACGATTGATAAACCCCAATATTTTCTTCACCAGAGAAGTTAACATCACTTTCACAATCAACAACTAACAGAGGCCCTCCGCCCCAATTGCGGCACATACCACAATGACACGCTCCCACATTTTTACTCATGCTAGTTGTGGAAAAGCTTACTGCTCGACACAGGCAACTACCTTTTGCAATGCTTACGTTAGACATATTTTTTCTCCGATTTATCAGTGGGATTAAGAAAACTCCCCAGATTAAGATTAATGTGTTTTTTAATTGGTATAGTTCTGTAAAGTCCTTTTAATTTGCTCAGATGAGCTATAAATAAAGCCAAAAGTTGTTAATAATCAAATACTATCTCATTAATTCTGACAACATTTGCTCCAGAATGTCTGACATAAATTCCTCGGATACGGATTGTAGAGTTGGTGGGCCACCAAGAAATTCTTTGATAGTAATTTTCTGTTCTCTAAAGTCCTTGACAAAATCCCGAATCTGAGAAACAACATTTATTTGGTTGTCTATCGTTTCTACCATCAAAGCCATAGCATCAATGCCTTTTTTCGCAGCTTTGCGAGAATCGGAAACCATCGTTCCTTCTGGAGTACTTTTTACCAAACGTAGTTCCCGTTTCAAATTCTCATATTGAGTCAGAAGAATTTGATTTTGCTGTTCTATAGTTCGACATTTACGAGTTAAATCATCTTCGCTATTATTGTCAATAACTTCCCCGACTTGGTGAAGTCGCTCAATTTCTAGAAGTCTTGCTAAATCACCTTCTTGGTAGGCTTGATTAATTGATTTCATGATTTCTGTATGATCTGTTTGTGTCTCGCTATCCTTTACCTTGTCAGGATGGAAGATTTCAGCTAATCTCAGAAATGTTTCACGAACTTTTTTCTTATCTCCTGTTCTAGCTTCACCATGAGATTCTCCTACAGATTCTTGTGTTTGCCAATTTTGATGGCGACCTTCAGCAGTTTCTCTTGAAAAATCTGATTCGGGTTCGGGATTGTCAAACAATTCGTCTAGCTCTGTTGAAAATTGTCTGCGGCTTGGTTTAAGACTAATGATTCCTGTGAACTGGAGTTTAAGGTAAACTGCCTGTATATTTTTGAAGGTTTGTTTACCAAACTTTCTAGTAGTAAAAATCTCATCAAATAAACTATGAATATCCTGGTCTAACTCAGCCATTTTTTGAAAGCTGGGACTAGCTTTATAAAATATTTCTGTGGCGAAAGTTCGCGTCTGTTCAATAAAGTTATTCAGTTCTGTACGCTTTCTCTTAATCTGCTTGAGTAGCGATTGGTGTTCTTTTTCTAGAAACTGTAAGCGGATATGTAATTGAGAGAGAGCCAGTGGAGTTGTAACAGTCGAGTGGGATGAAGGTGGGATTTTTCGAGGCATAGAAGATTTAAGATTATCAAGGGAAAAAAACTCTAACGACAATTGACACATCAATGATGATACATAAAAGAACTTTATCTTATTTTTATTTCAAAATGAGAATTGCTGGTTTAATAAGTCATCAAGCGGACATCATATAATTTCGCTTTTTTCGGATTTGCTGGAATTGCATTTGTAGCATAGACTGTAACTAAAGGTAATACTTTAACTATGCTCCAGTATCGTTTTAAACAGTCGTTCTCTGCTGAACCCAGCATAAGCAATAAACTTTTTGACTTAATGGAAGTCACATTTCCCGGACTCAGCAGTTTAGCAGAATGTGCAAGAAAACTAGGTGCATCCTGGGAAACAGCTTCAACTCCGTTTATGCGCTTTCATGATGATATAGCTATTACCCATGTAGGAGTGTTAGAAATTCCCATGCAAATTATGGGACAAAAGCTCACTGTTGGAGGAGTTCATGGAGTAGCTACCCGTGCAGAATTTCGTAGGAGAGGATATTACCGCGAAGTCATGTCAGAAGTGCTGCAATATTGCGATACCCTTTACGAAACCTTGGTACTGACGACACCACAACCAGAGTTTTACCTACCTTTTGGCTTTCGTGTTGTCGAAGAACACATTTTTAAAGTTAAGTGTAACTCCACAGGTAACACTAATAGCTTCAGAGTACTGGATTTTACAGACACTAAAGATTACACATTGTTACACAGACTTTTGGAAACACGCGCCCCTGTCTCTAATATAGTTGGCGTAGTCAAGGAAAAACCTGTGTTCTGTGTCAATGAAGGAAGTCGTACTTTATACTGTGCAGAAGATTTGGATTTAATCGCCTGTATGGAGATAGAAGATACCCGACTTCATCTTTTTGATCTAGTTACAACGCAGATATGCCCTTTAAAAAGTATTCTTGCTAAAATACCCCAGCCCATTGAAGAAGTAGTGATTTACTTTAGTCCAGAACTTCTCAATGTCAAAGATGTGCAAGCATTTGTCCATGCATTTGATGAAACTGTGCTGATGGTTCGTGGAAAATTTGCAGCCGAGGGCGAGAAATTTATGCTGCCTCGTTCTGCAAGGTGTTGAGCTTAGTGGTGCAGAAATGTTAAATACAATAGTGATTCATACAGATCCTTGGTGGAATCCCGCAGTGGAAGACCAAGCCTCAGACCGCGCCCATCGCATTGGGCAACAACGCCCAGTTACCATTTATCGTCTAGTAGCAAAGGATACTATAGAAGAAAAGATTGTGCAATTGCATCAGCACAAGCGAGACTTAGCAGACAGCCTATTGTCAGGTGCTGATATTGGTGGTAAAATCTCAACGGAAGTCTTGTTACAGTTGATTAGCGAAAGTTAAGCTGCCAGACACAGGAGTTACTGAGGATGCTCGATAAAAGATTTTATAGGAACAATTACTTTTGTTTCTTAGTAGACATCTCCGAAAACTGCCCAAGTATCTCTGTGGCTAACTTATAGGGTGCGATCGCCAGTGAGAGCAATCAGCTAGTTTCGACGAGAGAATAGGAGTTTGAGATGTTTGTTGTTAATAATGCGACAAAAAAACGTGGCTATGTGCATTCATTTTCTCTCAGGTAAATGCGTATATTTCTGCTGGTAATATAAGTGCCCCAATTCGTAATCTTACTACTCCACAAATTGTCAAAATTACTTGTTCATACTTTTTAGGATTTAACCGAAATCTTTCTTGAACAACTCGAAAGATTTTTACAGAACGAATTCGGTGTTCAACAAATACTCGGTTGGATGAAAACTCCTTATTCTCTTTTTTCTGTTCAATTGTTAACTTTCCATTTCTTGGCGTTTTAATTGGTGTATCAATTAAATCTTCTCCAAGGTATCCTAAATCTCCCTTAAATTTTTGTTTTGGGTCAAAGTTATCGCGGTTTTCTCTAAACATTGTTATATCGCTTTTTGGTCCAGGTTCGCCAGCTACAACATCAACGATATCCTTGGCATCTGGCAAGATAATTATCTGACTTTTAAATGTATGTTTACATGCCTTACCAGAGTAATATTTTTCTTGTTCTTTATTGTCCACAGGTCTTTCCCTTACTTGTTCATAGCTATCTACAATTAATTCATAATCTGTAAGTATTTCTTTGACTACCATCAAGTCAGATTCGTTTTTTTTTACTTGTTCAATTAAACTGGATGGTAGCAATTCTCTGAGTATTGGCAACCAATAGTTAAATGTATCATTTGCGGTGGACTCACTCACACCAAACTGGATACCAAGAAGCTCAAATGTAGTCAGATGCCTGAGATAAACCAACGTTAAAATTATTTGTTCTTTGAGCGATAATTTTGGTTTACGACCTCCACCACCAGCAATAATTCTCACTTTTTTGGATTCTAATAACTCTTGTTTGTCATAGTGTAATCGCTCTGCATTTTGAATTAATTGTTGTAACTGTTCATACTCCAGACCAATTAACCGCTTTGTTCTTTTAGGATTCTCTTCAATATGATTCAGTATATCGCTCATGTTTCTGTGTCAAAAAAACTCCTTGATGTTCTTTTACCACAGAATGTTACTATTTTGGAGATGTCTAGTTGTGAGCGATCGCTTAGTGACTGGACAAAATCCTGCTTCAGCGATCGGTGTTGCTGAAGATATAGTTCAGCTTTTAAAGTAAAAGACAGATTTGTTTGCTGATTTTGTAGAGCGACAGATTATTTGACCGTAATTTGGTATTGGGTTTTTTGACAGCTAGGTTAAATTATCTGCTTTCTTAACGGCTGACTTTAACTCTTCAAAGGTAATACTACCGTCAGAGTCTGAATCATAATTTACTAGCAATTCCTGGGGAGTACTGATGTTTGTTTCTGATGAAATGATTGTACTTAAGCCAGGACTTAAAAAAAGATCATTAATGGAGATTTTGCCGTCAAGATCGGTATCTAATTTATTAAAAAGAGATTGAAGCTCTTGCTCGGTTGCCATAAGTTTCTATCTGAAGAATCGTTTTTCAATTTAATATCTCATTAATCTCTCAAAATTAAATAAACTTGTATCCAAAGACGTAGGAATGGGTATCGCTGGGGCTTAGATCAGGTGTAGGCTGTGATACAGGGTATACAGTTGGGACATGAAAATCAATCGGCACGGTCGAGCCAAAGTTCTTACTCAATAGCAGATACAGCTATTTTTCAGTCATGGTTTAGAAAATGACCGCGATCGCTAGCTATACCTGTCCCACGACCGCGTTTTTTTATGGACACTATACAACGCAATATCGTAAATAGCGGCTTTGACAAGATTTTTAGCCAATAATGCTAACCAGAAACGCGAAAAGTATAGTTGTGCAACATAAAAAGCTTCTAATTGAATTTCTCCAAGAATGTTTGTATTGCATCCAGTAATAATATGCCAAATGTCGTGTGTTTCTGTGATATGCACTCCGAGAAATTGG
It includes:
- a CDS encoding GFA family protein; its protein translation is MSNVSIAKGSCLCRAVSFSTTSMSKNVGACHCGMCRNWGGGPLLVVDCESDVNFSGEENIGVYQSSQWAERGFCKQCGSYLFYKLKQNNQYFIPVGLFENCEGLVLDHQVFIDEKPKYYCFANQTENLTGAEVFAQFAPPE
- a CDS encoding J domain-containing protein, which encodes MPRKIPPSSHSTVTTPLALSQLHIRLQFLEKEHQSLLKQIKRKRTELNNFIEQTRTFATEIFYKASPSFQKMAELDQDIHSLFDEIFTTRKFGKQTFKNIQAVYLKLQFTGIISLKPSRRQFSTELDELFDNPEPESDFSRETAEGRHQNWQTQESVGESHGEARTGDKKKVRETFLRLAEIFHPDKVKDSETQTDHTEIMKSINQAYQEGDLARLLEIERLHQVGEVIDNNSEDDLTRKCRTIEQQNQILLTQYENLKRELRLVKSTPEGTMVSDSRKAAKKGIDAMALMVETIDNQINVVSQIRDFVKDFREQKITIKEFLGGPPTLQSVSEEFMSDILEQMLSELMR
- a CDS encoding GNAT family N-acetyltransferase: MLQYRFKQSFSAEPSISNKLFDLMEVTFPGLSSLAECARKLGASWETASTPFMRFHDDIAITHVGVLEIPMQIMGQKLTVGGVHGVATRAEFRRRGYYREVMSEVLQYCDTLYETLVLTTPQPEFYLPFGFRVVEEHIFKVKCNSTGNTNSFRVLDFTDTKDYTLLHRLLETRAPVSNIVGVVKEKPVFCVNEGSRTLYCAEDLDLIACMEIEDTRLHLFDLVTTQICPLKSILAKIPQPIEEVVIYFSPELLNVKDVQAFVHAFDETVLMVRGKFAAEGEKFMLPRSARC
- a CDS encoding transposase family protein, translating into MSDILNHIEENPKRTKRLIGLEYEQLQQLIQNAERLHYDKQELLESKKVRIIAGGGGRKPKLSLKEQIILTLVYLRHLTTFELLGIQFGVSESTANDTFNYWLPILRELLPSSLIEQVKKNESDLMVVKEILTDYELIVDSYEQVRERPVDNKEQEKYYSGKACKHTFKSQIIILPDAKDIVDVVAGEPGPKSDITMFRENRDNFDPKQKFKGDLGYLGEDLIDTPIKTPRNGKLTIEQKKENKEFSSNRVFVEHRIRSVKIFRVVQERFRLNPKKYEQVILTICGVVRLRIGALILPAEIYAFT
- a CDS encoding EF-hand domain-containing protein, with translation MATEQELQSLFNKLDTDLDGKISINDLFLSPGLSTIISSETNISTPQELLVNYDSDSDGSITFEELKSAVKKADNLT
- a CDS encoding Coq4 family protein, with the protein product MHSLQKIIELLHSTPQGKQAFERRSRLGDIDLQKLYRLPPNTLGYSYAEHLLKNNLQPLHSGQVENDYQFLGVHITETHDIWHIITGCNTNILGEIQLEAFYVAQLYFSRFWLALLAKNLVKAAIYDIALYSVHKKTRSWDRYS